Below is a window of Drosophila willistoni isolate 14030-0811.24 chromosome XR unlocalized genomic scaffold, UCI_dwil_1.1 Seg144, whole genome shotgun sequence DNA.
AATGCATTTATTGCCTCGAACCAAGTGTGCAATTAtccatttaattatttacatttaaatgCGCATTTCACAATTTTTACCCATTTCTTTTCCCATTTTGCATTCAATTAATGCAATTCTATAatgataattaattaatttgaattttttttccatacatCACACAAAAGGATATTCATACTCATTCATGCCACAAGCCACAAAACGAGAGGGGATAAACTTTGTTTCAATTTagttagaaatataaaaaatattatagaTATTTTACATTCTAGATATATATTctctttatatacatattctaCATCAATTGCcctgcatacatatgtatgtgcatgtgTTTGTGTATCGCAAGTTGATCAACTTTCTGATGTAATTTATAGGGTATCATTGAATTGACTCTCGTATGAAATGTGCGGAAGTATTTTTATGTACTGGCGACAATGTCAATATGCCAACTGGTTGCACTTGATTAATTTGTAAGAAAATCtttaatttatacatatgtatgtaaatccgcatacacacatacatatgtatgtattgctCTGTCAGATTAATTAAAAGTGCAAATATAAACTATATAAATTACATAACATGACATCCTTTGCCAATGTCGTAACGTTTCTGTTAAGCTAATTAAAGTGTTTAAAGATTGAttcaattttatataatcaatGTTATAAATCAAATTGACAGAATCAAAAGAAAACTGCAAACGAATCTAATTAAAATGGATTTAAAAATGTCTAGctagaaaagaaagaaataagaTGGAAAACAAACTTTACTCATAGAAAATGTTTCCAGAATGAGATGAGTTTGGGGCCTAGCATCTAAATGGACTTTGCATATGCCTAAGAAATTTTGTAAGAAAACTGTAACCTAGAaagatctctctctctctctctctctctctctctctctctatctctctttaatttttgaaatcaaataaattgttATCCATTGAAATTGTCTCCTGAGTACATTTGCCATTTCCAACTCTATTCTGCTTGGTGGTCTGTCATGCAACAACTGCAATGGCACAAGCAActgacaaaaaagaaaaaaaaaagcaaaagaggaAGCACTTAAATTGGCCATAACAAAATGTCTGACACGCcaattattttggtttttattttgcagaCAGACATACCAGAGAGACTAGTTATTTCTTGTATTATTGCTTATTTCAACAgaagtttgtttgttttattgttgtaATAAAGACAGAGAAGTGAAAAAACAAATGGTTGCATCTTTTTGTGCGTTTTTCTCTGTGATTCggtaataaattttcattgatTTGTCAATTGAGGAGTCGAATCGAAGCATTTAGGTTAatttaaaactgaataaagTTCGGTCCAAATCAAGAATCAAAATTTGGTCTCACAACCTTAAATGAGAAATAATATTATCTTTAAATTGTTAGATCATCCTTAAGCACTCTTTGTACACTTTCTGCATTCTATTTTATACATACTGAGTATAATGCCATTGCCAACCAACAATGTAATAATTTTCAGCAGTTGacttttaaaacttttgcTATGTGCATTTGCTTTGggattttttttctattttttgcagcaattctattttcatttgtttttattttattttatttcattttatatgtGTTGTAATTGCATGGTCATTGTTTTGTTGAAATTAACTTTCATATTAGCATAATGTACAAGTTGTTGGTTTAGTTTATCTAGAATTTAGTTAATTAAGCCAAATGGTTTTTCTCTTTGTCTGTGATTTGTTGTTTGgctcatatatattttactaattGGAATGTCAAACAACTCAAATAAATGGCTGCCACAAAGAGTTTTCAAGCTAACCATAACGAATAGATATctcaattaaagaaaatttctcTGACTTGGCCCATCAAAATTAATTGATGTATACagaacggacggacggacggacaaacGGCTGACGAACGAATGGGGCGATCTGTAGtggagaaaaacaaaagttttcacATTTCACCTTGaactttggccataatatatatgtacataagtatgtatgtatattgtacATATCGAGTATgtaatatgtgtgtgtaagagCTAACTAGGATTCGAACCATGTTAATTTTTGTCATTGCTTTTGCTCCTAAATGGCGACAAAGTTTGCCTGCATGTTAATATCATGaacttttcttcttttgcttttgcttgcTTTTTTTCCTTGCACTTTCCTTTTTTGCCTCACTGACTAAATGTACTTTGCACCCTTCTTCCATTCACTCCTTCTCTGTGTCtaagtgtgtatgtgtgtgtgtgcgtgtgtctcTTGCTTTTTTCACACATCGTTTGCTTTATGTGTACAACAACTAGGCGGAACAAGAAGGAAAGGGAAAATGGCAAAGAAAAGTTCTTAGTTTGTGTTGACATTTCATTAAGTTTGTCGCTCGTTACAATTCGATTTGAATGCATGTTCGAGGCAATTGGGAAATGGAAAAGCAATGAAAATACACttagcaaaacgaaaaaagccATCCAACTCAAGGCCGATTAAGGCTAGTTGAACAATATTGATAAGCAAATTGAATCAAAGCCATTTGCAAAGTGTTATACACAAAACATTTCCAAACATTTGCAACaaccaaaatatttataattctaGCATACTTTTGAGCGTTCAAGAAACAAACTACTTGCAAGTTTAAAAGCTTCTTTGCCCTTTCACACCCAACATTTAGTCACTATAGACATGTAATTACCcaacacatatacacatacaccagtaaagaagcgagtgagagagagagagagagagagaagttGGGGAAAATGTCGTTGCAACTCTGCGCACTTCCGCTTAAAACCTTTTACTTCCGTTTTGCAATGCACTAAAATGTATGCCAAAAAACTTGCTGAAAATTGCATGTTTCACGCAACGGCACACAAGTTTGTCAGCCTTAAGTCAAATATATATTGGCttttactttaaaattttgtaacgtttttacaattttttgttattgctttAATGGGACTTATAGCAATATGTGTGTTTATATATTGATGAGGCTTTGGGTCAGAGCCCGAAGCTGAGTTGAGTTGGTGTCAAAAAgcaatcaatttttaattttcgtttaattaaaaatacagCCGAGgcgcaattaaaattattcccatatattaaatatacgaatatatgtacatacatacatactgtaTACATATGAATAGCCCCTTACCTATGAAACtcctatacatacatatgtacatacttatatgtatgtatagtatatatgtatatacatatatcaaaagTTAGCCAGCAGCGCTTAAATGACAGTAACCAAAATCTGGTTTTGTTGCAATCAATCATGGGAGACGACGCCCCAATCCTGGGTTCAGCTCCAGCGTCAGCGTCAGCGGTAATTGGAAATAGGTGGCATTGGCATCGTGATTGCGCGGTCagacatggacatggacatcGACATGAACATGAACATGGACACGAACACGGACATGGTACGCGGACACACTCATACTCGCACTCTTTGTCGCCGCCGCCTATGTGCCACTGCTGCGGTTGGTTTGGCACTATGGCACTCTCTATGGGAAAACTTTCTCTATGAGTTTATTAGCATGCATATGTGGCGTATGAGTGATATTTCAATAATGAGCATTTAACAAAAATGGCCCATAATTATCGACAGGCAATTTATGCcgaatgtgtgtgtatatttaaCCAATTTGATAAATGACGCCAATCAAGGCGTATGAAATTGATCGCTTAGAGTAGTTGCAATATATTCTTTTGAATATTAAGTACTTAATATGATGGgaatatagatatatgtatattgacaTAAGTGCCATTAGCAATACCCTTTACCCAGAATAATGATGGTAAATGTTACTTAATATAACAGAATAACagatatttttcaattttattaacTAATAGTTACACAGAGTTCATTTCCAATAATTATGCAAAGTAAATGGAGTCATCATTCTGTAAACAATTCCAAATAACTGAACAATTTGGTAAAAGGCTTACCAAGGCACACGCTGACTTAAGCAAGTCCTTTGGGGAGAACGGCCTGTGGTGTACTGATGATAATCCTTGACTGGGCTAAAGCCAAAACTAAAATCGACAATTGCTATAAAAATTGACTATGCCCAGTGAGATGGCAAGGATGTGTGTAAAAGGATGTGTGTGCCAGCTAGATGATCATCATTGTGGTTACAGGCGTTTGCCTGTTGTTTGCCCAGGGCCATTGGGCCTGAGCCTGACCCATAGCCCTGATAAgttttaagcaaacaaaagcGGCTCGTTACAGTACATGAGCTCTGGGATTTGGACAGGACCAACTCAGGCCAGAAAACCGAGAGCCAAGAGTGCATTTAAAATGCATAACAAAGATCACTACACCCACTTACTCCCATCTATCCACAACATTCTCACACACCCAGAAAACCACAAAATGTACTCAAACAACATGTCTCAATTTCATAGTTAAACTTTGACTCCATCTTTTGGGGATGCTGATGAAGGATTTTTTGTTCATGTTGGAACTTTAAGTTAAACTCACTCACATTTACTAAACTGACTATACAgtgcttaattttatttggCATTTGCCGCGTTGTCCATCAATTACCGAGTCTTATCTGTTCGGGCCATATGGTGACAACAGACAAAGCATaccaaagaaagaaataaaacgcGCAGGaagaccaacaaaaaaaaatatatataacaaaacacacataaacgcacacacacacacgcacatttatatgtatgtatttgtacaTATAATAACGAGCTGGCGAAATTTTTACACACCATTTTAGACACATTTCCGCACGTAGCCATGGCCATGTCTAGGCTCCATGTGCGCCACAtgaaaagcacaaaaacaaaatctcttaaacaaaacataataacGACTTCTTGGTACCCTAAAAATGTCAGCCACTAACAAGATAATAAGTGGATCGATTAGCAAAACGACAAAGCAATAAATCTAGTATAActacaagtaaaaaaaatcagttaaaagaaaataagaagaTTAAGTCTAACTATTGcttaaattatatatagaCAGAAAGCGTTTCTTCAAGGATACATAACCGCTTCTTTACCATAAAATTACAGAGTATGAACACAACGAAGGGAAACCTACAAAATCCCCAAAGAGGAAAACGTCATGAGAAGCGacttaaacaaaatatgttgGGGTAGAAACAAAATACTCGtacaaagaaaaatatttagaataCAAGAAATGTAAGAAAACCTTTAAATACATTCACAAATtacatttaattgaaataattatatttaaacatttcaacTTAAGTGGCAAAAGTACTGACATTTCGGTATGCTTTGACCCTCCGTGTTTTGAGCTTAATAAAATGTTAGAAATTagtattattaaattttcaacttGATGTCATTTTTTTGCCACAGACGTGCACAAATTTTGATGTCTTAAGataataaatttaacaattcataattttttctctttttgtttattattcaTTTGAATGCTTGGGTCAGCTTTTTAGGGAAACAGGAACTAAGATGAAATTTTACCTAGTAGTTTCAACTTTTCTAGGGTCTTAATTTGTGATATGTATTAATAATagtatttatttacaattggCCTAATATTTGGgataattattttcaaatgtttaaaaaatttgcattattttcaaaattacaaattgttaaaaatcaaatcaacaTTTTATGCTTTTAGTGCCTACTAAAAATATTTGGATTTATTCTTAAGTTcggcaaaaaaattaaaacctgCTGTGTAATGGAGCTGATTACTCCGactttatttgtatatatatatatatacaaagatgagaatcattttttaaataatctgccgttagtttttatatttaaactaACAAGAAGCCCtttgtaaatgtttttaagcatatttatttaagcatTTTTGCTAATGTTAAATGGAACGTGCATAAGTATCCTTGGCCAGCAAAAAGCTGTCATCGAAagcaaaacaataaatatacGTTGCTCATGATTAATGAtttacgcacacacacacacacacacacccataagcagacaaaaaaaaaagagcactGTCAAGCAGCTAGGACGCCTAAAAACAGGCAACATTGCTGTGCCAACGGCAAACGAACGAGAAGATTTCattttggattttttgtttctgtttggCTTTGCGGTCAGCGTAGCGTGTATTAAgggaattaaaatgttattatataaaataaggtCGAGGGTCGAGAAACAACAAGCTCAAGCTCCTTTCAAGTGGGAGCCAGAGAGTCGCAATGCTAGAGTGTGTGAGTGCGAAAGCGAAAGCAAATGAATGTGGCGTCGGAGGTGAAACATTGTCATTGCTACTGATCCCGGATAACGATGTGATAATCGCACCCAGCCAGCAGCCACTCAGCCACTCAGCCAACCACCATATGACAAACAGACGGACATCGgacggatggatggatggacaaaatgaaaattcagGTGACTTGTACTCACTTAAGTctcacaacaaatttttactttttactttGCATTTTCAGTAAAGAATTTAATTTTACgctttttgcattttcaatgTAATATTCGGTAAGGCAAAGGTAAAGGTAAAGCTCATGAACCGCACCCTTGTCCCATGGTTTACCATAACTTTGTCCACAAAAAGTCAGTCAAGCGCGCATTAAAATTAGTTGGCTTCcctttaaaaagaaaaaattccttaattttctttttttccttcttaacttgcttttgttttgtttgtttttgcttgttgttaGTTGACTATCTTTTATGCTGTTTCCAATTACCTTTCTACTTGCTGAAAGGGCAAGACTTTTGTTTCAAACAATACTTTGTAATTGAGCTCTagatttatttcaatttttgtcaTTTCAATACAATGTATTGGTGCTGGCTATTTTTTCACActtttaaaatatacaaaacttGTGTCTTGCTAAGCAAATTAATGTGCTActaaaaatacatttaatatttgatAGATTTTGAAATGAATTCTATTCCTCTTCACTTTCGACATTCTCTTTGTTCTCTTTGCTTTGTCTTTTATATCATCGTGCGTACGAATGTGAAAAGCTGATATGAAAACTTCAAAATCtatttcaaaagaaaacaaaatacgcACTGAATTAATGCCAAGAGCTTTTTTCAGAGGATTGATTAAAAACTCACCGACATAAAGGTGGCCATAGAGATAGGAATGAAATTGTATGAACGCCAGACTTGGTCATCGCACGATCTCATCATGAAGAACAAAAGCATTTTGCGATATTTTAAATCGCCTTCATACCAATTATTATAGAAGGCAGCCGGTAGCAATTTCTCACTCTGAAAAACCACAAAGAACGCACACAGTTTAAATGCAAAACTGAATTGTATTGAATCCAACTTACCGATATGGTGAATTGTGTGCCATTAAAACAGATGAACAAAGTGAATACGAGAAATGCACACAGACCGACAGAGTATTTAAAGCCTGCGGCTAAATCAATCATAATCATGGCAAAGCCCATTAAACAAATGGCAATCGTTGATGTGATGAAATTAATCATAAatgtgaaattgaaaacacTATTCACATTAGCTGCTATACGCAACAAGTGACTGTGATAGGCAATTAAGGATTTTAGTTCAACATGAGCGTTTGGATTACGGGCATCTAAGCTAAGCATTTTCTTGGCCAAAGCATCaaaatgcaattgcaattgagTGGCGAAAAAGCACAAAAGAAATTGACTGGCCATAATGAAACCAACGCCAATCCAAGACGATATCACCTGATTGATAAACGAGGCAATGAAACTTATATACGTGTTTGACTTCATATACCATGGATACCAGGTATTACTCTGAGATTTGAATTTTACTTGCCGCTTCTCCGATGATAGTTCATAGATAAGCTCAATGATGGGCAGACTATTGTAGTAGAACCaggcacacaaaaaaaatattttcgtaTAACGCATCCGATTTGACGACTGTTGATAAAAGTGTTGAATGCGTttggaaattaaatttcgTTCAATAATCAATTTCTGCAATTCGGACAGCATTGTTTCGATTTGATGACGATTATACAACAACATCCACATATTGCAAAATGCCACCAATGTGAGACCCAGGACACTACCTGTCTCGGCCAACTGGGCCACATACATGACAATATCCTGAGTTTTCTCATCTGGGAGCCACATATAGATAATCAGCCCCACATTCTGATAGACCAAATTCAAAGCACCGAAAATGAACCAAACACGTTGCACCACTGACAATTCACATTGACGTTCCACTCCTTGGACACCCATCCAACTGTATCTCTGCATTCCGGCCACTTGACAGGCAAAGTCCGGATAGTACATGAAATCTTCGAGCTGCAACTGCATCGTACACTTTTATTCATGTGTACACCGACTTGTCGAGCCTTTTATAGTGAATTCAGATGGCTAATCAACCGATTCTGTTTGACAATTGAGCAATTTGCCATGGGAAATTGCAAATGCTTCTAGAGTTTTCTGACCAAGGACATATGCCATAATAAACTGAGAAATCATAAACAAAATGACATATGCTGAAGCACTTATATTGAGCAATTGACCTTCACCAATCGattgcaaaaaaaagagacagagagagaagcTGAGGACTTGGTGGATTTTTGTCTTAACTTATTCACTCATTCTTAATTCGGTTATTCAGGACTGAAATTAACAagcataaattttgttttataaatattgtaaagCTTCGGGCTAGCCAATAataagtgtatgtgtgtgtgtgtttgtgtgagtaTCAAACGAAGTTGTTTTCCGTACTGTCGCTTTCATAATGTGAATGAATGCCTTTAAGCTGGTTATCAGTCTTTTATGCTATCAGTAGACAGATAtagcatacatatatgagtataagtatgtatgtatgtatgtatgcctTGCATACCATTTCCGCCGGAAGCACACATACGCACGCAGTTACCGCTTGCCGCCTTGTTTACTTCTTTGTTTACGAGCATTCTTGTTTTTATGTCCTTGTTTgagctgttttttttttccttttcgtttttctccttctcttttctttccttttttttttcttttttattgttgcgttttattttgtggtttttgccCCTCATATGTTACtcaagtacacacacacacacacacacacatacacccacaTAATTCTATGTCTATGCATTTGCTGCTGTTTGCTCCATCTCCTGTTGATTTATGGGTTGTTTATTTGCTCCTTTTGGTCCTCtcagttattttttttttttgttttatatcactttttttttgttttttggttttctgtttttattttgtctgATTTTGTGTTTATTGTTTCAGTCGCGTCTTCGTCTCGTCAGCGTTTGTTGTggtaattaaacttttgattgcttttcaattgtttttattgattgacagcaattttttggttttggttttggtttttatctTCACTTCGATTCGACTTGATTGCCAATTACATACAGTGAAATTTCGTTTGGTATTTTCCAAAATTGAAAACTAAGCAGTATCACTTAATtaagtgagcgagacagaagaGAAAGGAGGAGAGAAAGGTGACTGTCAGGAGCTCTTAACGAGCGAGTACATTGATTAAAATTGATATTAATAGCAGTCTAGTCACTGAAGCATTAACTTAAAGATTTTACAGAAGGTAGACATTTCGATTAGAGTTCTTTGGGATTTGCTTGGTATTTCCGTAATTCACTTTCTTAAATTTAGTTAAGTTAACAAAAGACTATTAATACTTAAGTCTGGAGACTTATTGATTCCCATATATTGAATTAAGTCTGTAATTATTTTGTACTTTATTTAATGCATAATTTTCAGATAAATTCAGATGGCTGACGCCATTGCTAGGCaattgcaaaaacaaacaatggATAAAAATTGGCAGCATTATGCTGAGGAGTGTATGCTAGCCTCCTCCATTATCATTCTTGTGCCCTTTTCTCGTCCTCATCCTCGTGCTCATCCCCATCCTGGTTCTCATCACACTAAAATGAATCACGTAAACTACGAGCAATTGCCAAAGGCTCAAATCGGGCGGCAGCTGCGCGAAATGGACAATCTGAATTATAAGTGGAGAGTGTGAGTGTATGAGAAAgaatgaaagagagagagagagagagggagaaagcaaagcaaaacagAGTGTGAGTAATAGTTTTGGCAGCCATTCGCCCATTCGCCTGGAATTTATGGAGAACCATCCAAGTGGCACTACACAGAAATTTACTTTGAATACTTGGCATCCGTAAAAGGGAAGCCACATCCATCTTTTATTTTTCGGCCACTGACAACTGAAAAACGAACTGCTCTCGGGACCTCCATCTGTTGGACTTGGACTTGGGTATGGACTTTGGACTTATCGATCGGGGGtcgtctctctctcactctttctctccctcgaATGCAGCAGCTGCTTGCCTTTTAAACTAATTAAGCCAAACCGAGAGCAAAACACATGCTgctaattttcaaaattaacgtgtttgttttgtttgccggaaaaaaagcaataaaaaaagaagaaatgaaCACAAACGAATAAAGAAAAGGTTTAGGCTGAAG
It encodes the following:
- the LOC6639288 gene encoding putative odorant receptor 69a, translating into MQLQLEDFMYYPDFACQVAGMQRYSWMGVQGVERQCELSVVQRVWFIFGALNLVYQNVGLIIYMWLPDEKTQDIVMYVAQLAETGSVLGLTLVAFCNMWMLLYNRHQIETMLSELQKLIIERNLISKRIQHFYQQSSNRMRYTKIFFLCAWFYYNSLPIIELIYELSSEKRQVKFKSQSNTWYPWYMKSNTYISFIASFINQVISSWIGVGFIMASQFLLCFFATQLQLHFDALAKKMLSLDARNPNAHVELKSLIAYHSHLLRIAANVNSVFNFTFMINFITSTIAICLMGFAMIMIDLAAGFKYSVGLCAFLVFTLFICFNGTQFTISSEKLLPAAFYNNWYEGDLKYRKMLLFFMMRSCDDQVWRSYNFIPISMATFMSILKFSYQLFTFVRTMI